In Silvanigrella paludirubra, the following are encoded in one genomic region:
- a CDS encoding heavy metal translocating P-type ATPase, giving the protein MFFNALIKLNKNSRDPLISYENAKEMSISISGMSCASCVNHVEKALKAKSGVLEASVNLATEKAKVKYNNSITLDEILSTIDNLGYKAQLIEDNIDEINVKKKYEKSNILNNETLKLVVAMLITLPLLIPMVLMLFSIHYELNIWLQLILATIIQFYFGKRFYISALKALLSKSSNMDLLVSIGTSAAYGMSLYQFIFHSDLIINGQAHIYFESSAVIITLVLFGKWLEVRAKKRTTSALESLNSLRPEKALVYRNQQEIYILTSEVIIGDIVYVKPGEKIPIDGKIIEGESQVDESLITGESLPIEKSIGDLVTAGSMNGSGFIKVTTLAVGKETLLSKIIRLVEDAQAKKAPIQKLVDKVSSIFVPIVVIIGLLTFLISGLLTGNWEDSIFKAIAVLVIACPCALGLATPTSIMVGTGMAAKQGILIKDAESLEVAHSVKIVAFDKTGTLTIGKPKLIKVISLHSDDIENLKIVVSIQSGSEHPLAKSILQFGKEHNVIPLKIEKIQSIHGKGVFALIQNKEYYLGSNRFLNDFNIHLDSEYLLEVDKLSNEGASVSYLIEKNNENYILRSIYFFRDTIKENAKLTIDSLKSIGIKTVMISGDNKGSANFIAKQLNIDQVFSNILPNEKAQIINELKSHNTKVAMVGDGINDAPALAVADIGISMGSGTDAAIQASGIALMNNDPKLIFDSIDISRKTYNKIKQNLFWAFIYNIIGIPLAAAGLLNPMLAGLAMAFSSVSVIGNALLLRTWKSKLKIQHKSLLNNEKYF; this is encoded by the coding sequence ATGTTTTTTAATGCATTGATAAAGTTGAATAAAAACTCAAGAGATCCACTTATTTCTTATGAAAATGCGAAAGAAATGAGTATTTCTATAAGCGGAATGAGCTGTGCTTCTTGTGTAAATCATGTAGAAAAAGCATTGAAAGCAAAATCTGGAGTCTTGGAAGCTTCTGTTAATTTAGCCACAGAAAAAGCCAAAGTTAAGTATAATAATAGCATTACTCTAGACGAGATTTTATCTACAATAGATAATTTGGGTTATAAAGCTCAATTAATTGAAGATAATATTGATGAAATAAATGTAAAAAAAAAATATGAAAAATCTAATATATTAAACAACGAAACATTGAAATTGGTTGTGGCAATGTTAATTACTTTGCCGCTTTTAATTCCTATGGTATTAATGTTGTTCTCTATTCATTATGAATTAAATATTTGGCTTCAACTGATTTTAGCCACAATTATCCAATTTTATTTTGGAAAAAGATTTTATATATCTGCTTTAAAAGCTTTATTATCAAAAAGTTCTAATATGGACTTATTAGTATCTATTGGTACTTCTGCAGCATATGGGATGAGTTTATATCAATTCATATTTCATTCAGATTTAATAATAAATGGACAAGCCCATATTTATTTTGAAAGTTCTGCTGTTATTATTACGCTTGTCTTGTTTGGAAAGTGGTTAGAAGTTAGAGCAAAAAAGCGGACAACATCAGCTCTTGAGTCTTTGAATTCTCTTAGGCCGGAAAAAGCCTTAGTATATCGAAATCAACAAGAAATTTATATATTAACATCTGAAGTTATTATAGGCGATATTGTTTACGTAAAACCAGGTGAAAAAATTCCAATTGATGGAAAAATAATTGAAGGGGAAAGCCAAGTTGATGAATCTTTAATAACAGGAGAAAGTTTACCAATTGAAAAATCCATCGGCGATTTAGTAACTGCAGGAAGTATGAATGGAAGTGGATTTATTAAAGTAACTACACTTGCAGTTGGTAAAGAAACTTTGCTTTCAAAAATTATTCGACTTGTAGAAGATGCGCAAGCAAAAAAAGCACCTATTCAAAAGCTTGTTGATAAAGTAAGTTCTATATTTGTTCCAATTGTAGTTATTATTGGATTATTAACTTTTTTAATTTCGGGTTTACTTACAGGAAATTGGGAAGATTCTATATTTAAAGCAATTGCTGTATTGGTTATAGCATGTCCATGTGCTTTAGGCTTAGCAACTCCAACATCCATAATGGTTGGAACTGGTATGGCTGCAAAACAAGGAATATTAATAAAAGATGCTGAATCTCTTGAAGTTGCACATTCTGTTAAAATAGTAGCCTTTGATAAAACGGGAACTTTAACAATCGGAAAACCAAAACTTATAAAAGTGATTTCTCTTCATAGTGATGATATTGAAAATTTAAAAATAGTAGTTTCAATTCAATCAGGAAGTGAGCATCCATTAGCAAAATCCATTCTGCAATTTGGAAAAGAACATAATGTAATTCCCTTAAAAATAGAAAAAATTCAGTCTATTCATGGAAAAGGTGTTTTTGCATTAATTCAAAATAAAGAATATTATTTAGGAAGTAATCGTTTTTTAAATGATTTTAATATACATTTAGATAGTGAATATTTACTTGAGGTAGATAAGTTATCAAATGAAGGTGCGAGTGTTTCTTATTTAATTGAAAAAAATAATGAAAATTATATTTTAAGAAGCATCTACTTTTTTAGAGATACAATTAAAGAAAATGCTAAATTAACAATAGACTCACTAAAATCGATTGGAATTAAAACAGTAATGATTAGTGGTGATAATAAAGGTAGTGCAAATTTCATAGCAAAACAGCTTAATATTGATCAAGTTTTTTCTAATATTTTACCAAATGAAAAAGCTCAAATCATAAATGAATTGAAATCTCATAACACTAAAGTAGCAATGGTTGGAGATGGCATAAATGACGCACCTGCTTTAGCAGTGGCTGATATCGGAATTTCTATGGGATCAGGCACGGATGCTGCCATTCAAGCTTCTGGTATTGCATTAATGAATAATGATCCAAAATTAATATTTGATAGTATAGATATATCTAGAAAAACATATAACAAAATAAAACAAAACCTTTTCTGGGCTTTTATTTACAATATTATAGGAATTCCTCTTGCGGCTGCTGGGCTTTTAAATCCTATGCTCGCTGGGCTTGCAATGGCTTTTAGTAGTGTCAGTGTTATAGGAAATGCATTATTATTAAGAACATGGAAATCGAAATTAAAAATTCAGCACAAGAGTTTATTAAACAATGAAAAATATTTTTAA
- a CDS encoding SGNH/GDSL hydrolase family protein, whose translation MKIFYFLNLIFLCIIYINKSYSYSYDFKDNQEISSGKRHTCSLKMGEVFCWGDNLNYQLGSLGNDSNIPRRVPNIIDAIHISAGGQHSCAVKKTGTVQCWGNNSFGQTGESIQATNVKISSWREIANFKNIKSVSLGENHSCALNNSGEVFCWGDNSEGQLASNTIEESSIPIQIPHLSKITMISSGNNHTCALHLKGEVFCWGDNRSGQIGNKRIQNKVSVNLVQNLKNVREISAGGSTTCATTKDNFVFCWGDNSFSQVGIENSLENKNAKILMPTKMETLQDVLMVSVGENHACALINNGTIDCWGSNSNNNFQLGKITKSSVHPTPIEVPNMLDMKFVSSGGLHSCGLKSNGSIYCWGNNYQGQLGNGNFSNSNGRPNKVTLTSTDSKIPNQFFLSCYFYDLNNTDSESGADKILYENSNFSFYWGIDNDSDASKYLTLNGHTEDGFFLETKLTYENAIESCNRVIYLKNQSSKKNNVFKLYDFKASFQENIQIKEYPILFTNPTKKNIIKRLVIFGDSLSDNGNLKEFTHYLPGEPYFKGRFSNGLVWGDYFSFMTELPILNFAYGGAKSSSDINLPVYKFVSYLKSGVRNLITGGMTNYINSYIKHYLN comes from the coding sequence ATGAAAATATTTTATTTCTTAAACCTTATCTTTTTATGTATAATTTATATTAATAAATCTTACTCATATTCTTATGATTTTAAGGATAACCAAGAAATCTCTTCAGGAAAAAGACATACTTGTAGCTTAAAAATGGGGGAGGTTTTTTGCTGGGGAGATAATTTAAACTATCAATTAGGTAGCCTTGGCAACGATTCAAATATTCCTAGAAGAGTTCCTAATATTATAGATGCAATTCATATCTCAGCTGGAGGACAACATAGCTGCGCCGTAAAAAAAACGGGAACTGTTCAGTGCTGGGGAAATAATTCTTTTGGACAAACCGGAGAATCTATTCAAGCAACTAATGTAAAAATAAGCTCTTGGAGAGAAATAGCAAATTTTAAAAATATCAAATCTGTATCTTTAGGAGAAAATCACTCGTGCGCCTTAAATAACTCGGGTGAAGTTTTTTGTTGGGGAGATAATAGTGAAGGTCAATTAGCCTCAAACACAATTGAAGAATCTAGTATACCAATTCAAATACCTCACCTTTCTAAAATTACAATGATCTCATCTGGCAATAATCACACCTGTGCTTTGCATTTAAAAGGTGAAGTTTTTTGTTGGGGAGATAACCGCAGTGGCCAAATTGGAAATAAAAGAATTCAAAATAAAGTATCTGTTAATTTAGTTCAAAATTTAAAAAATGTACGAGAAATATCTGCAGGTGGTTCAACTACCTGTGCTACAACAAAAGATAATTTTGTATTTTGTTGGGGAGACAATAGTTTTTCTCAAGTCGGAATAGAAAATTCACTTGAAAATAAAAATGCAAAAATATTAATGCCAACTAAAATGGAAACTCTTCAAGACGTATTAATGGTAAGTGTTGGAGAAAATCATGCTTGTGCTTTAATAAATAATGGAACAATTGACTGTTGGGGAAGCAATTCAAACAATAATTTTCAATTAGGAAAAATAACAAAAAGTTCCGTTCATCCAACACCAATTGAAGTTCCAAATATGCTTGATATGAAATTTGTATCGTCTGGAGGGCTACATTCTTGTGGATTAAAATCTAATGGTTCTATTTATTGTTGGGGTAATAATTATCAAGGACAACTTGGCAACGGTAATTTTTCAAATTCAAACGGAAGACCTAATAAAGTAACTCTCACATCTACAGATTCTAAAATTCCAAATCAATTTTTTCTTTCATGTTACTTTTATGATTTAAATAATACAGATAGCGAAAGTGGTGCAGATAAAATTTTATATGAAAATTCTAATTTTTCATTTTATTGGGGTATTGATAATGATTCTGATGCTTCAAAATATTTAACATTAAATGGACACACTGAAGACGGATTTTTTTTAGAAACAAAGTTAACTTATGAAAATGCGATTGAAAGTTGCAATCGGGTAATCTATTTAAAAAATCAATCTTCTAAAAAAAATAATGTTTTTAAACTTTATGATTTTAAAGCTTCATTTCAAGAAAATATACAAATAAAGGAATATCCAATATTATTCACAAATCCAACTAAAAAAAATATTATAAAACGACTTGTGATATTTGGAGATAGCTTATCTGATAATGGAAATTTAAAAGAATTTACTCATTATTTACCTGGAGAACCTTACTTTAAAGGTAGGTTTAGCAATGGATTAGTATGGGGGGATTATTTTAGTTTTATGACAGAATTGCCAATATTAAATTTTGCTTATGGAGGAGCAAAAAGTAGTTCTGATATTAATTTACCCGTATATAAGTTTGTTTCTTATTTAAAATCTGGTGTACGTAATTTAATCACAGGAGGAATGACAAATTACATTAATAGTTATATCAAGCATTATTTAAATTGA
- a CDS encoding calcium-binding protein, with the protein MKLFPINNIISVSFLSLILLNVGCHKNEKNSNDPIKDSNINSLRSSNDFAEDLLKYNEEDNLKDFNQIELEQKKIIDFHIMYDEYNIEIKKDPANDYWDLYATIYVDQKIHDINISKKSLEELENKLNEEIITKKSDDILQLENDFNIKLEYKSRNKIKVTDLSTGKIDIYKNIDDIKTVYNGNSFIMKKAKTVKFLLRKMRGRDSHNNVLSLKTDIKSRALVIDGADDLAFALENSGLPKYIELTLKSQIYMLFGGAVFIGYEGANQEFKDVGQEYSESVENIQNIRKEIIKNIELDLNLKSNLNDSINQSSVNDSSIENLTKISAENSNFKLEFLNKINEFFKTNKIQKPNDLNNLFKELAFMIEKQNRNFSNQNTLKHPNLNKFKKTFEKLNALDTISKLPHTEREVVISNINDLYKFQNSLNDSLSKYFESYTILPNIKSGLAYMYYGMLALEGKTLTELIELKAKNYSGDLLKIDSFKDIAGTIGTFGNVLLAAGQAQMVIAGLSQFKENIKEVKSLNAWLEEFRNSNYWNEVEKSNLDSKSKQKILGTKKIIEVFYKSNRNWILTRSAGDTLITAGQALMFISSPLLGNEPNTAILGAGATILGVTTSQAADHYIENHFNFDDPAEKSLEAKISDGESDSAESITYTEKLIDRYEQLVDLSRKKTQIRVWQKIYDYLMQNPNMDSNEIVSSLKNDWGKKNVSLNKSKELYYKEIYLNTLEEIFPKANSEIFTKNLDFINKAKQLLLNSNDSISFITFVSTHLKEIHLKIQNNNYDPSSVSSENIFLNLSKDTNDLVKIKNIFSFFDQFDISAEFDRRIVKKIILRNGYFGFREKDASIKQKISERYLKVISVKTDKQPWNIPNPMPGIFAYYFPEKIIKSDMFKKPLFFSQKTKKIYVFDREKFIDDINNYENLDTTNKKMVDEFSRLVFDFNNSNYIDNQFLNKVNKFKNAFGRETRDVFHLAYNGIAKNIFKTESLRPLVVGAKDQVDQFNNINNFNSNLNSKQSNFKKFSNYTYSGIKKFSSFANKYNVFMNFVLMPNTLNQIKDSIESGDVKNAVIDSSSFVFNQTDLALDLIRNIGMKSYWSKHPKTFHNLGSLQVVINFAAAAIDIYKGDDLIKKSNLVDDIRIKQDLLVNGSFSIATGTTSLATAILLPISAKVGPIGTSIAFSIMFAQGTYNSVRTSQRLRELGFNETEVVMNSIFDFFGAYKKEFDPKYNVSELEYSFHNKIIPGILESNNNKFLANPNASGLFFFNKIIYPEIKVFLPYTDYEVSGGFHNYDGEFDYPTSTPGEKLESEMHLCLTNNIYTPVETSQNEKINLQQLHSNAINQYSQHLQLKNTVIKAKEGGLFTRYGNDTIPCPSVNKTFSMKEIFANSNSSQIPEIRKANLYFVGFGDQGKHGDMIHSIIGDPSSINLFNIHPSSYLVHIMGGEKEDIFEFFDVVKGKNKNFKSNGIIDGKAGIDTITFNNFKPDHNGKLNISLNEKFTSQDFPVFKNIENVIGSPLNDIIHGDEKDNIIYGLLGNDEIYGHEGNDIIYPGKGSDFLKGGSGKDIYVVLQSDIEKNNIKIIDNDDPLFNLNPSENLDAIMTDIKNLFSKKEGSHLILGYIENNVFVESIKINNYFNGEYYQHIYISDLKGNIFISSQNSLYSDDINSNQLVPINTLKIKNEFINMNDISSIEYKFNNIIGSDKSEKIMGNKEDNSISGNGGYDILHGKAGKDLLSIYLNKKIDNKDISKYPILNGGTQSDMYLINMNKDSENNKYFLKIENEDINEENDFILINDQSNKITSLKFDKISEKRGIENHLKMSIFDDKNNEFIVIIDKWFDSSKYRHLEIQVGDYLTIDSTILNMIQNHFDNKENEFIESFVFNITNSEFKTFKILNHSFNLFNANKINDEFKEIDISDLNNPKYKKVKINNDLFININNKSFILIKDFYLIKKNIGLVENHLKLVKLNEKN; encoded by the coding sequence ATGAAGCTTTTTCCAATAAATAATATTATTTCTGTTTCATTTTTGTCTTTAATTTTACTAAATGTAGGATGTCACAAAAATGAAAAAAATAGCAATGATCCAATAAAAGATTCAAATATAAATTCATTAAGAAGCTCAAATGACTTTGCTGAAGATTTATTAAAATATAATGAAGAAGATAATTTGAAAGATTTTAATCAAATAGAATTAGAACAAAAAAAAATAATAGATTTTCATATTATGTATGATGAATATAATATTGAAATTAAGAAAGACCCAGCGAATGACTACTGGGATCTTTATGCAACAATTTATGTTGATCAAAAAATTCACGATATAAATATTTCAAAAAAATCTTTAGAAGAATTAGAAAATAAATTAAATGAAGAAATTATTACAAAAAAATCTGATGATATTCTTCAGCTTGAAAATGATTTTAATATTAAATTAGAATATAAGTCTCGTAATAAAATAAAAGTTACAGATTTATCAACGGGAAAAATTGATATTTATAAAAATATTGATGATATTAAAACTGTTTATAATGGCAATTCTTTTATTATGAAGAAGGCGAAAACAGTTAAATTTTTACTGAGAAAAATGAGAGGACGTGATTCACATAATAATGTTTTAAGTTTAAAAACAGATATAAAAAGTAGAGCACTTGTAATTGATGGTGCTGATGATCTCGCTTTTGCATTAGAAAACTCTGGTTTGCCTAAATATATTGAATTAACATTAAAATCTCAAATATATATGTTATTTGGTGGGGCTGTGTTTATTGGATATGAAGGAGCAAATCAAGAATTTAAAGATGTAGGACAAGAATATTCTGAGAGTGTAGAGAATATACAAAATATTAGAAAAGAGATTATTAAGAATATTGAGTTAGATTTAAATTTAAAATCAAACTTAAATGACTCTATTAATCAAAGTTCTGTCAATGATTCTAGTATTGAAAATTTAACTAAAATATCTGCAGAGAATTCAAATTTTAAATTAGAATTTTTAAATAAAATAAATGAATTTTTTAAGACAAATAAAATTCAAAAGCCAAATGATCTAAATAATTTATTTAAAGAATTGGCTTTCATGATTGAAAAGCAAAATAGAAATTTTTCAAATCAAAATACTTTAAAGCATCCTAATTTAAATAAATTTAAAAAAACGTTTGAAAAATTAAATGCCTTAGATACTATTTCAAAGCTTCCGCATACTGAGAGAGAAGTTGTTATATCAAATATTAATGACTTATATAAATTCCAAAATAGTTTGAATGATTCATTATCAAAGTATTTTGAATCATATACAATTTTACCAAATATTAAAAGTGGTTTAGCATACATGTATTATGGAATGCTTGCTTTAGAAGGAAAAACATTAACTGAGTTGATCGAATTGAAAGCAAAGAATTATAGTGGTGATTTATTAAAAATAGATTCTTTTAAAGATATTGCAGGAACAATAGGAACATTTGGAAATGTTTTGTTAGCTGCTGGACAAGCGCAAATGGTTATTGCTGGCCTTTCTCAATTTAAAGAAAATATAAAGGAAGTAAAAAGCCTAAATGCTTGGTTAGAAGAATTTAGAAATAGTAATTATTGGAATGAAGTCGAAAAATCTAACTTAGATTCAAAATCAAAACAAAAAATATTAGGTACTAAAAAAATAATTGAAGTTTTTTATAAAAGTAACAGAAATTGGATTTTAACACGTTCTGCTGGAGATACTTTAATTACAGCAGGTCAAGCTTTGATGTTTATTTCTAGTCCATTATTAGGAAACGAGCCAAATACAGCAATATTAGGAGCTGGTGCTACCATTTTAGGTGTAACAACTTCACAAGCGGCCGATCATTATATTGAAAATCATTTTAATTTTGATGATCCTGCTGAAAAATCTTTAGAAGCTAAAATTTCTGATGGTGAATCAGACTCCGCTGAATCGATTACCTATACAGAAAAGTTAATAGATAGATATGAACAACTTGTAGACCTTTCCAGAAAAAAAACACAAATTCGAGTTTGGCAAAAAATATATGATTATTTGATGCAAAATCCAAATATGGATTCAAATGAGATTGTAAGTAGTCTTAAGAATGATTGGGGTAAAAAAAATGTATCATTAAATAAATCTAAAGAACTTTATTATAAAGAAATTTATCTAAATACATTAGAAGAAATATTTCCGAAAGCAAACTCTGAAATATTTACTAAAAATTTAGACTTTATAAATAAAGCAAAACAATTATTATTAAATAGCAATGATTCTATTTCTTTTATAACGTTTGTTTCAACTCATTTAAAAGAGATACATTTAAAAATCCAAAATAATAATTATGATCCTTCTTCTGTAAGTTCAGAAAATATTTTTTTGAACTTATCAAAAGACACAAATGATCTTGTTAAAATAAAAAATATATTTAGTTTTTTTGATCAATTTGATATTTCTGCAGAATTTGATAGAAGAATAGTTAAAAAAATTATTTTACGTAATGGTTATTTTGGTTTTAGAGAGAAAGATGCGAGCATTAAACAGAAAATATCAGAAAGATATTTAAAAGTAATTTCAGTAAAAACAGACAAACAACCTTGGAATATTCCAAATCCAATGCCCGGTATTTTTGCATACTATTTTCCAGAAAAAATAATAAAGTCTGATATGTTTAAGAAACCATTGTTTTTTTCTCAAAAAACTAAAAAAATATACGTATTTGATAGAGAAAAGTTTATTGATGATATAAATAATTATGAAAATTTAGATACAACAAATAAAAAAATGGTCGACGAATTTTCTAGGCTTGTTTTTGATTTTAACAATTCTAATTATATTGATAATCAATTTCTAAATAAGGTTAATAAATTTAAAAATGCGTTTGGTAGAGAAACAAGGGATGTTTTTCATTTAGCTTATAATGGAATTGCAAAAAATATTTTTAAAACAGAGTCATTAAGACCATTAGTAGTAGGTGCGAAAGATCAAGTTGATCAATTTAATAATATAAATAATTTCAACTCAAATTTAAATTCAAAACAATCTAATTTTAAGAAATTCTCAAATTATACTTATAGTGGAATTAAAAAATTTTCATCCTTTGCAAATAAATATAATGTATTTATGAATTTTGTTTTAATGCCTAATACATTAAATCAAATTAAAGATTCAATTGAAAGTGGTGATGTTAAAAATGCTGTTATTGATTCCTCCAGTTTTGTATTTAATCAAACTGATTTAGCATTAGATTTAATTAGAAATATAGGAATGAAATCGTATTGGTCAAAACATCCTAAGACATTTCATAATCTAGGCTCATTGCAGGTTGTAATAAATTTTGCTGCAGCAGCTATTGATATTTATAAGGGTGATGATTTAATAAAAAAATCGAATTTAGTTGATGATATAAGAATAAAACAAGATTTACTTGTAAATGGTTCTTTTTCAATTGCAACAGGTACAACATCTTTAGCAACTGCTATCTTATTACCAATTTCAGCAAAGGTAGGACCTATAGGTACATCCATTGCATTTTCAATTATGTTTGCTCAAGGAACTTATAATTCTGTAAGAACTTCACAGCGTTTAAGAGAGCTTGGTTTTAATGAAACCGAAGTTGTGATGAATTCTATTTTTGATTTTTTTGGAGCATATAAAAAAGAGTTTGATCCGAAATATAATGTAAGTGAGCTTGAGTATTCATTTCATAATAAAATTATTCCAGGCATTTTAGAATCGAATAATAATAAATTTTTAGCAAATCCAAATGCAAGTGGATTGTTCTTTTTTAATAAAATTATTTATCCTGAAATAAAAGTATTTTTACCTTATACAGATTACGAAGTCTCAGGTGGTTTTCATAATTATGATGGTGAATTTGATTATCCAACATCTACGCCAGGTGAAAAATTGGAATCTGAGATGCATTTGTGTTTAACAAATAATATTTATACCCCTGTTGAAACATCTCAAAATGAAAAAATAAATTTACAGCAATTGCATAGCAATGCTATAAATCAATATTCTCAACATTTACAATTAAAAAATACAGTAATTAAAGCTAAAGAGGGAGGTCTATTTACAAGATATGGCAATGATACTATTCCTTGCCCTTCTGTTAATAAAACATTTTCTATGAAAGAAATCTTTGCAAATTCAAATTCAAGTCAAATTCCAGAAATTAGAAAAGCAAATTTATATTTTGTTGGGTTTGGTGATCAAGGCAAGCATGGAGATATGATTCATTCTATTATAGGCGATCCTTCTTCAATTAATTTATTTAATATCCATCCATCTTCTTATCTTGTTCATATAATGGGTGGTGAAAAAGAAGATATTTTTGAATTTTTTGATGTGGTTAAAGGTAAAAATAAAAATTTCAAATCAAATGGAATTATTGATGGTAAAGCAGGAATTGATACGATAACATTTAATAATTTTAAACCAGATCATAATGGTAAATTAAATATTTCTCTTAATGAAAAATTTACTTCTCAAGATTTTCCAGTTTTTAAAAATATTGAAAATGTAATTGGCTCACCTTTAAATGATATTATTCACGGAGATGAAAAAGACAATATAATATATGGACTCTTAGGAAATGATGAAATATACGGACACGAAGGAAACGACATTATATATCCTGGTAAAGGTAGTGATTTCTTAAAAGGTGGTTCAGGAAAGGATATTTATGTTGTTTTACAAAGCGACATCGAAAAAAATAATATTAAAATAATTGATAATGATGATCCGCTTTTCAATCTAAATCCTTCAGAAAATTTAGATGCTATTATGACAGATATTAAAAATTTATTTTCTAAAAAAGAAGGTTCTCATTTAATTTTAGGTTATATTGAAAATAATGTCTTTGTAGAATCAATAAAAATAAATAATTATTTTAATGGTGAATATTATCAGCATATTTATATCTCCGATTTGAAAGGAAATATTTTTATTTCTAGTCAAAACTCTCTTTACTCTGATGATATAAATTCAAATCAATTAGTGCCAATTAATACTTTGAAAATAAAAAATGAATTTATTAATATGAATGATATATCTTCAATTGAATATAAATTTAATAATATAATTGGATCAGATAAATCAGAAAAAATTATGGGAAATAAAGAAGATAATAGTATTTCTGGTAATGGCGGATACGATATTTTACATGGAAAAGCTGGAAAAGATTTATTATCAATTTATTTAAATAAAAAAATTGATAATAAGGATATTTCTAAATACCCTATTCTGAATGGGGGAACTCAATCAGATATGTATCTTATCAATATGAATAAAGATTCAGAAAACAATAAATATTTTTTAAAAATTGAAAATGAAGATATAAATGAAGAAAATGATTTTATTTTAATTAATGATCAAAGTAATAAAATAACATCTTTAAAATTTGATAAAATATCAGAAAAAAGAGGTATTGAAAATCATTTAAAAATGTCTATTTTTGACGATAAAAATAACGAATTTATAGTTATTATTGATAAATGGTTTGACTCTTCAAAATATAGGCATTTAGAAATTCAGGTTGGAGATTATTTAACAATTGATAGTACAATTTTAAATATGATACAAAATCATTTTGATAATAAAGAAAATGAATTCATAGAGTCATTTGTCTTTAATATTACGAACAGTGAATTTAAAACATTTAAAATTTTAAATCATTCCTTTAATCTTTTTAATGCAAATAAAATAAATGATGAATTTAAAGAAATTGATATTTCCGATTTAAATAATCCAAAATATAAAAAAGTAAAAATAAATAATGATTTGTTTATAAATATTAATAATAAGTCATTTATTTTAATAAAAGATTTTTATTTGATTAAGAAAAATATTGGATTAGTAGAAAATCATTTAAAATTAGTAAAACTTAATGAAAAAAATTGA
- the cueR gene encoding Cu(I)-responsive transcriptional regulator — MKNIFNNKSEKHFNIGEASKISGIHSKMIRHYETIGVLVKVKRSDSGYRLYNEIDIHNLIFIKQARELGFSLEEIKKLLNLWRNKKRSSFDVKKLAMAHIEKLNHKIAELKMMKNSLENLVDHCQGNDHPDCPILEAISIKK, encoded by the coding sequence ATGAAAAATATTTTTAACAATAAAAGTGAAAAGCATTTTAATATTGGTGAAGCTTCTAAAATATCTGGTATTCATTCAAAAATGATTCGGCACTATGAAACTATTGGAGTTCTAGTTAAGGTAAAACGCTCTGATTCTGGGTATCGCTTATATAATGAAATAGACATTCATAATTTAATTTTTATAAAGCAGGCTAGAGAACTAGGATTTTCATTGGAAGAAATCAAAAAGCTTTTAAATTTATGGCGTAATAAAAAACGATCAAGTTTTGATGTAAAAAAACTTGCTATGGCTCATATTGAAAAATTAAATCACAAAATAGCAGAATTAAAGATGATGAAAAATTCATTAGAAAATTTAGTTGATCATTGTCAAGGAAATGATCATCCTGATTGTCCTATATTAGAGGCAATTTCAATTAAAAAATAA